In a genomic window of Chloroflexota bacterium:
- a CDS encoding GAF domain-containing protein translates to MDTTILLIVANSQTGELLDRGVLAPAGFRVTQVGDAAAAAVMMRSSSIDVAILESAVGGVQLAIDLAETYPALPLILIASTEEQAHMLDALRAGVFDFLTPPLKPDAILAAVQRALKKRQRIITWAKESNRRNTDILRQRVSLLETLGKVGRSVTALLDLDEVLKVVVDAAVELTGAEESSLLMLDETTGELYMRAARNVHDDLVNTFRVPVSDTLAGEVMRTGKPILLDQESPQKIKTSYLVKTLIYAPLEVQERIIGVLGVANREQQKSFHQRHVALVSALADYASIAIENARLFENTEIERKKLESILTRIEDGVIVIDANEQVILANPMARAMFKHSKPAALPCALEECFTHDQLLALIRDGHDTFPYRVELELDDERVVNAQLNLIPEIGMTITLHDITYFKELDRIKSDFVSTVSHDLRSPLTAILGYVELLERVGPINERQRNFIQRVQTSVRNITELINDLLDLGRIEAGFNERKVSLSIKNLLQYSVENLRSPLEEKNLTLRQEVASHLPNIFGDSVRLRQVIDNLLGNAIRYSSEDGEIIVVAKEENDQIIFRVEDSGCGIPAADRPHIFEKFYRASNVVENVSGSGLGLAIVKSIVENHQGRVWVDSVEGEGSAFTVVLPIEKGTN, encoded by the coding sequence ATGGATACTACAATTCTTCTCATTGTCGCGAATAGTCAAACAGGAGAATTGCTGGATCGAGGGGTATTAGCTCCGGCAGGTTTTCGGGTAACTCAGGTTGGCGATGCCGCGGCAGCCGCGGTGATGATGCGTTCATCATCCATAGATGTTGCCATTTTGGAAAGCGCGGTTGGGGGCGTTCAACTCGCTATCGATCTGGCTGAAACATACCCTGCGTTGCCCCTCATATTAATTGCCTCAACCGAAGAACAGGCCCACATGCTGGATGCGTTGCGTGCCGGAGTATTCGATTTTCTCACGCCGCCGCTGAAACCCGATGCCATTCTGGCTGCTGTGCAGCGTGCCCTGAAAAAGCGCCAGCGCATCATCACCTGGGCAAAAGAAAGCAACCGGCGTAATACCGATATTTTGCGCCAACGAGTTAGTTTGCTGGAAACACTGGGCAAGGTTGGACGTTCGGTAACCGCGCTATTAGACCTCGACGAAGTTCTAAAGGTGGTTGTGGATGCTGCTGTTGAGCTTACTGGCGCGGAAGAAAGCAGTTTGCTTATGCTGGATGAAACCACGGGCGAACTCTATATGCGTGCGGCACGCAATGTGCATGATGATTTGGTAAACACTTTTCGCGTACCGGTTAGCGATACGTTGGCCGGAGAAGTCATGCGTACGGGGAAACCGATCTTGCTGGATCAAGAATCGCCCCAAAAAATAAAAACATCCTATCTTGTAAAAACGCTGATCTACGCACCTTTAGAAGTACAAGAACGCATAATTGGCGTTTTGGGGGTAGCAAATCGTGAGCAGCAAAAATCGTTCCATCAACGGCACGTTGCACTGGTTTCAGCCCTGGCTGACTATGCTTCCATCGCAATTGAGAATGCGCGCCTTTTTGAGAATACCGAAATTGAGCGTAAAAAACTTGAATCGATATTAACGCGCATTGAAGATGGTGTGATTGTTATCGATGCCAATGAGCAAGTCATTTTGGCAAACCCAATGGCACGCGCCATGTTCAAACACTCGAAACCGGCAGCCTTGCCCTGCGCGTTGGAAGAGTGCTTCACTCACGACCAACTCCTGGCCCTCATTCGAGATGGTCATGATACCTTTCCGTACCGGGTTGAATTGGAACTCGATGATGAGCGCGTGGTCAATGCACAATTGAATCTTATCCCTGAGATTGGCATGACCATTACGCTACACGATATAACCTACTTCAAAGAACTGGATCGTATCAAGAGCGATTTTGTCAGCACAGTTTCGCACGACTTGCGCTCGCCGCTCACAGCCATTCTGGGCTATGTTGAGTTGTTAGAACGCGTTGGCCCGATCAATGAACGGCAGCGCAACTTCATTCAGCGCGTGCAAACCAGTGTGCGCAATATTACAGAACTCATCAACGATTTGCTCGATTTGGGTCGTATTGAAGCAGGTTTCAATGAGCGTAAAGTTTCGCTTTCGATCAAGAATCTCCTACAGTATTCGGTTGAGAACCTGCGCAGCCCGCTCGAGGAGAAAAACCTGACCTTGCGCCAGGAAGTTGCCTCACATTTACCCAATATTTTTGGCGATTCTGTGCGCTTGCGCCAGGTCATTGATAATCTGTTGGGAAATGCAATCCGCTACTCGTCCGAAGATGGTGAGATTATTGTGGTAGCCAAAGAAGAAAATGACCAAATCATTTTCCGTGTAGAAGATAGCGGTTGCGGCATTCCAGCGGCAGACCGTCCGCATATTTTTGAGAAATTCTATCGCGCCAGCAATGTTGTAGAAAATGTATCTGGCAGCGGCCTGGGATTAGCAATCGTGAAATCCATCGTTGAGAATCATCAGGGCCGCGTTTGGGTGGATTCAGTTGAAGGGGAAGGTTCTGCCTTTACGGTGGTGCTGCCGATCGAGAAAGGAACAAACTAG
- a CDS encoding 30S ribosomal protein S1, whose product MSSNFHNENTSRRTSYPSSQPSDYHIDLSSRMTYSQKDDDWVAAQSYLQNGEILELKIIEQNRGGLVVKFGQLQGFIPNSQIPNLASGNHDTLKSRKVGSLMPVAVIEADKKRNRLIFTAKLDAQEYSRNQWAQGLEVGQILTGRIINLVEFGAFADIGNGINGLIHISELAWRRVTAPAEVVKVDETVQVRIQEIDFKHRRISLSRKAVRPNPWIDIKKRYRIGDLVEGVVTTEQRFGFFIELGAGVEGLLHRSEIPFGGSILGHENVIPGEKILLRITNIEAQQQRISLSLQLVTIEEQISWLMHRQNKESLGEKA is encoded by the coding sequence ATGTCGAGCAACTTCCACAACGAAAACACCAGTCGGCGTACTTCCTACCCATCCTCCCAGCCATCCGATTATCATATTGATCTTTCTTCCAGAATGACTTACAGTCAAAAGGATGATGACTGGGTGGCCGCGCAGAGCTATCTCCAAAATGGGGAAATCCTTGAACTCAAGATCATTGAACAAAACCGCGGCGGTCTGGTTGTAAAATTTGGTCAGCTTCAAGGGTTCATCCCGAATTCCCAAATCCCGAATCTGGCTTCCGGAAATCACGATACGCTCAAAAGCCGCAAAGTCGGTTCACTTATGCCGGTAGCTGTTATCGAAGCCGACAAAAAGCGCAATCGGTTGATCTTCACGGCCAAACTGGATGCGCAAGAATACAGCCGCAACCAATGGGCGCAGGGTCTCGAAGTTGGGCAGATACTCACCGGAAGAATTATCAATCTGGTAGAATTTGGCGCCTTTGCCGATATTGGCAACGGCATTAATGGCCTGATCCACATTTCTGAATTGGCGTGGCGGCGCGTCACTGCCCCGGCCGAGGTTGTCAAAGTCGACGAAACAGTGCAGGTTCGCATACAGGAAATCGACTTTAAACACCGGCGCATCAGTCTGAGCCGCAAGGCCGTGCGCCCCAACCCCTGGATTGATATTAAGAAACGCTATCGCATTGGCGATCTGGTGGAGGGTGTGGTCACAACAGAGCAACGCTTTGGCTTTTTTATTGAATTGGGCGCAGGGGTTGAAGGCTTGCTGCACCGCAGCGAGATTCCCTTCGGAGGCAGTATACTAGGCCACGAAAACGTCATCCCCGGCGAAAAAATTCTGCTGCGCATTACCAATATTGAAGCCCAACAACAACGCATTAGCCTGAGTTTGCAATTGGTTACGATCGAAGAACAAATTTCATGGTTGATGCACAGGCAGAATAAAGAATCACTCGGAGAAAAGGCATGA
- a CDS encoding tetratricopeptide repeat protein has translation MGLFWLAGCNRPASESATDALPESAVPVAVESPVQPEPPPTPTSTPATLSLPAVSIEDGDRARFYGDWESALLAYSNAYQNNAAAELRSAALLGMARTYYHQAEYQAALDTLQLLFNDYPNAAEIPAGRITSALVYEAIEEYFLAAEAYRAYLDIRPGLIDSYINDWRGDALVAAGDLVGAISAYQAALSAPRLGDTLPIEQKIANVYYFQGDYNTAVVAYQDIYNRTNNDFTKATLDFLMGQAHTALGQTDQANAAYLDAVENYPLSYDTYQALILLVDAGYPVSEFDRGLVDYFAGQYTLSIAAFDRYLQSTAENAATAHYYRGMAYRALGDSQTAIAIWDEIIQQYPEADRWDDAWEEKAYTQWGYLEDFDAALETLLGFVDEAPWHARAAEFLFDAGRVAERGRDLGLAARIWQRIPPEYPSSEYVPRAVFITGITYYRMEDYASALTSFEQFLGTSADLGDRSAAHFWMGKAYQAAGNAGVAEAAFTRAANTDPTGYYSERARDFLIGRAPFAPPLVYDIGYDLAGERTEAEAWMREIFAIPAELDISDPSPLMADVRMIRGTELWYLGLYDTARLEFESLWQGVRSNPMDNYRLVNYLLDLGFYRTAIFAARDILDLNQMNDAATMNAPIFFNHVRFGSYYRELLIPAAQQNNLHPLFLFSVVRQESLFAGWVQSSAGARGLMQIISSTGASIAAQMGWPPDYTDEDLYRPLVSITFGADYLNTQHEYFDDLYVALAAYNGGPGNAAIWQSLAGDDPDLFVEVIRFEETRRYIKGVYEIFSIYRRLYDRTP, from the coding sequence TTGGGGTTATTCTGGTTGGCAGGTTGCAATCGCCCGGCGAGCGAATCGGCCACGGATGCGTTGCCTGAATCAGCGGTGCCAGTTGCCGTAGAGTCGCCTGTTCAGCCCGAGCCGCCGCCAACTCCCACATCCACACCCGCGACGCTTTCTTTGCCAGCAGTCAGCATTGAAGATGGTGATCGGGCGCGCTTCTATGGGGATTGGGAAAGTGCTTTACTGGCTTATTCAAATGCCTATCAGAACAACGCTGCTGCCGAATTGCGTTCAGCGGCCTTATTGGGGATGGCAAGAACCTACTATCATCAGGCAGAATATCAGGCCGCGTTAGATACACTTCAGCTTTTGTTCAATGACTATCCCAATGCCGCCGAAATCCCCGCCGGGCGCATTACCAGCGCGTTAGTCTATGAAGCCATCGAAGAGTATTTTCTGGCGGCAGAAGCCTATCGCGCCTATCTGGATATTCGTCCGGGATTGATTGATTCTTATATCAACGATTGGCGCGGCGATGCATTGGTTGCCGCGGGCGATTTGGTTGGGGCAATTAGCGCCTATCAGGCTGCGTTGTCTGCGCCGCGTCTTGGTGATACCCTGCCTATTGAGCAGAAAATTGCAAATGTTTACTACTTCCAGGGTGATTATAATACGGCCGTTGTCGCTTATCAGGATATTTACAATCGCACCAATAACGATTTCACAAAAGCCACGCTCGATTTTCTGATGGGGCAGGCACATACTGCGTTGGGTCAAACGGATCAGGCGAATGCAGCGTATCTCGATGCGGTTGAAAACTACCCACTCTCATACGATACGTATCAGGCGCTGATCTTATTGGTGGATGCGGGCTACCCGGTTAGCGAGTTTGACCGCGGCCTGGTGGATTATTTCGCCGGGCAATACACTCTTTCTATCGCGGCTTTTGATCGTTATCTTCAAAGCACCGCCGAAAATGCCGCCACGGCGCATTATTACCGCGGCATGGCTTACCGCGCGTTGGGCGATTCGCAAACTGCGATTGCCATTTGGGATGAAATCATTCAACAGTATCCTGAAGCCGATCGTTGGGATGATGCCTGGGAAGAGAAAGCCTACACCCAGTGGGGGTATCTCGAAGATTTTGACGCGGCTCTGGAAACATTATTGGGATTTGTGGATGAAGCCCCCTGGCACGCGCGCGCCGCTGAGTTTTTATTTGATGCTGGGCGCGTGGCTGAACGGGGCCGCGACCTGGGGTTGGCTGCCCGCATCTGGCAGCGGATTCCCCCCGAATATCCCTCCAGCGAATACGTGCCTCGGGCAGTTTTCATCACCGGGATTACCTATTACCGTATGGAAGATTATGCCTCGGCGCTGACAAGTTTTGAGCAATTCCTGGGCACCTCTGCCGATTTGGGCGATCGCTCTGCGGCTCATTTCTGGATGGGGAAAGCCTACCAGGCTGCCGGAAATGCGGGCGTTGCCGAGGCCGCATTCACACGGGCAGCCAATACCGACCCCACCGGCTATTATAGTGAGCGCGCCCGTGATTTTCTGATTGGGCGCGCGCCTTTCGCCCCCCCCTTGGTTTATGATATTGGCTACGATCTGGCTGGCGAGCGCACCGAGGCCGAAGCCTGGATGCGTGAAATTTTTGCCATCCCCGCCGAGTTGGATATTTCTGACCCCTCGCCCTTGATGGCCGATGTCCGCATGATCCGCGGTACCGAGCTATGGTATTTGGGACTTTATGATACCGCCCGCCTGGAATTTGAGTCCTTATGGCAGGGTGTGCGCTCTAACCCGATGGATAATTACCGCTTGGTCAACTATCTATTGGATTTGGGATTCTATCGCACGGCCATATTCGCGGCTCGTGATATTCTTGACCTCAACCAAATGAATGATGCGGCCACAATGAATGCCCCGATCTTTTTTAATCATGTGCGTTTTGGCAGTTATTACCGCGAATTGCTTATTCCTGCGGCACAACAGAATAATTTGCACCCCCTGTTTTTATTTAGCGTAGTACGACAAGAAAGCCTATTTGCGGGTTGGGTACAATCTTCTGCTGGCGCGCGCGGTCTGATGCAAATAATCTCCAGCACCGGAGCTTCGATTGCCGCACAAATGGGCTGGCCCCCCGATTATACTGATGAAGACCTCTACCGCCCGCTGGTGAGTATTACCTTTGGGGCCGATTACCTTAATACCCAGCATGAATATTTTGATGATCTATACGTTGCTTTGGCGGCTTATAATGGGGGGCCGGGCAATGCGGCAATCTGGCAATCGCTGGCTGGGGATGATCCGGATTTATTTGTGGAAGTGATACGTTTTGAAGAAACGCGGCGTTATATTAAAGGGGTTTACGAAATCTTCTCGATTTATCGTCGTCTTTATGATCGTACCCCGTAA
- a CDS encoding response regulator, with protein sequence MTTVAERILIVESDPEVSDLIARQALGPLGFRVKVVVGAPQAIQEAARFSPDVILVNISLPGLSGKDLLVALSSQGVSVPVIVLAEDGQEADVIQAFRLGATDYLQWPLREAEVVSAVERALQQVRARRERERLAEKLERTNRELQRRVRDLTTIFSVGKSVTSIADQRALFERIVEGAIFVTEADRGWLHLRKGNSKKFVLRAFRNLPESKGVQIGQPWDDGISSLVALSGESLSIHGPALEKFKVARLGKSALVVPVKAQEEVVGLLVAIRQKALPFDAGNQAMLEALADYASISLVNARLFQAVEQRARSLQAVLEASQSGADSFSSDGKTLFQSIEEIESNLAILMATDANLIAQQRKAVQNIRMNLESLKNAFIHSTQARDDE encoded by the coding sequence ATGACTACTGTGGCTGAACGTATTCTGATTGTTGAGAGTGATCCTGAAGTTAGCGATTTAATTGCCCGGCAGGCGCTGGGGCCATTGGGTTTCCGCGTTAAAGTAGTTGTTGGGGCACCACAGGCCATTCAGGAAGCCGCCCGTTTTTCGCCAGATGTTATTCTTGTCAACATCAGTTTGCCAGGGTTGAGCGGTAAAGATTTATTGGTGGCCCTATCCTCCCAGGGGGTTTCTGTGCCGGTGATTGTGTTGGCCGAAGATGGGCAGGAAGCAGATGTTATCCAGGCATTCCGGCTGGGCGCTACAGATTATTTGCAGTGGCCGTTGCGTGAAGCCGAAGTGGTTTCAGCCGTGGAGCGTGCGTTGCAACAAGTGAGGGCGCGGCGCGAGCGCGAGCGCCTGGCCGAGAAGCTGGAACGCACAAATCGTGAACTCCAGCGCCGGGTGCGCGATCTCACTACGATTTTCAGCGTCGGAAAATCGGTGACTTCAATTGCAGACCAGCGAGCATTATTTGAGCGTATTGTCGAAGGAGCGATTTTTGTTACCGAAGCCGATCGCGGCTGGTTGCATTTACGGAAGGGAAATAGCAAGAAATTTGTCTTGCGAGCGTTTCGTAATTTGCCCGAATCCAAAGGGGTTCAGATCGGCCAACCCTGGGATGACGGCATCAGTTCATTAGTGGCGCTTTCAGGGGAATCGCTTTCTATTCATGGCCCCGCTTTAGAGAAATTTAAGGTCGCACGTTTAGGGAAATCAGCCCTGGTTGTGCCGGTTAAGGCACAGGAAGAAGTTGTTGGATTGCTGGTGGCGATACGCCAAAAAGCATTGCCGTTCGATGCGGGTAATCAAGCCATGCTGGAAGCTCTGGCAGATTATGCATCAATTTCGTTGGTCAACGCGCGATTATTCCAGGCCGTAGAACAGCGCGCCCGTTCCTTGCAAGCTGTCTTGGAGGCTTCACAGTCGGGAGCAGATTCGTTTAGCAGTGATGGAAAGACATTATTTCAATCCATTGAAGAAATCGAATCAAATTTGGCAATTCTTATGGCAACGGATGCGAATCTGATTGCTCAACAGCGAAAAGCTGTTCAGAATATTCGCATGAATCTGGAAAGCCTTAAAAACGCGTTTATTCATTCCACACAAGCTCGGGATGACGAATAA
- the infA gene encoding translation initiation factor IF-1: MAKAEDKIRVDGTIVEALPGTQFKVELDNGHEILAYLAGKMRKYYIRVLLGDRVTIEMSPYDMTRGRIVYRHKKSSHR, translated from the coding sequence ATGGCAAAAGCAGAAGATAAGATCAGAGTAGATGGCACAATCGTGGAAGCGTTGCCGGGCACTCAGTTTAAGGTTGAATTGGATAACGGGCATGAAATTCTTGCCTACCTTGCCGGTAAAATGCGCAAGTATTATATTCGTGTGCTGCTCGGCGACAGAGTAACTATTGAAATGTCACCCTACGATATGACACGCGGACGCATAGTCTATCGACATAAAAAATCTTCACATCGATAA
- a CDS encoding PDZ domain-containing protein: MKKTTHILIAIAAMLLIVSAACAVSGQVTTETTPVSTDEMPAPTIEATSPPPTLDLRTQEELLTSLYQQVNPGVVAIHVLSSDSMGSSSLGSGFIIDEEGHIVTNYHVVHGASELEVDFPSGYKTRAEILGTDPDSDIAVLKVDVPAEELAPISLGDSDQLRVGQTVVAIGNPHGLYGTMTVGIISSLGRTMQSLHEAPGGAYFTAGGIIQTDAAINPGNSGGPLLNLDGEIIGVNVAIQSSTFDSSGQPVNSGIGFTIPINIVKRVVPHLIADGYYNYPYIGIGSLPGGELTLIQQEELGLPQSTGVYILDVSSDSPAEAAGLRGAARADNNGLPLGGDLIIAIDDTEVRNFNDLITYLSMHKSPGDAIILTVLRDGEEAQIELTLGERP, encoded by the coding sequence ATGAAAAAAACAACCCACATATTGATCGCCATTGCCGCCATGCTTTTGATCGTCTCGGCAGCCTGTGCGGTATCCGGTCAGGTAACAACTGAAACAACCCCGGTGAGTACAGATGAAATGCCTGCGCCAACAATCGAAGCAACGTCACCACCCCCTACGCTGGATTTGCGCACACAAGAAGAACTGCTGACTTCACTCTATCAGCAAGTCAATCCTGGTGTTGTGGCAATTCACGTATTGAGTTCTGACAGCATGGGCAGTTCATCGCTGGGTTCTGGCTTCATTATCGATGAAGAAGGCCATATCGTCACCAATTATCATGTCGTCCACGGGGCCTCAGAGCTAGAAGTGGATTTCCCATCCGGATATAAAACCCGCGCAGAAATCTTGGGAACGGACCCGGATTCGGATATTGCTGTACTCAAAGTGGATGTTCCCGCCGAAGAACTGGCCCCGATCTCCCTGGGCGATTCAGACCAGCTCAGGGTGGGTCAAACGGTTGTGGCAATTGGCAACCCCCATGGGTTGTATGGCACCATGACGGTCGGCATCATCTCGTCGCTGGGGCGCACCATGCAATCCCTGCATGAAGCCCCAGGGGGAGCCTACTTCACCGCGGGCGGCATCATCCAAACCGACGCCGCCATCAACCCTGGCAACTCTGGCGGCCCGTTGCTCAACCTGGATGGGGAGATTATTGGCGTCAATGTGGCGATCCAAAGCTCAACATTTGACAGCAGCGGCCAGCCCGTAAACTCCGGAATTGGCTTTACAATTCCGATCAATATTGTCAAGCGCGTGGTGCCTCATCTCATCGCGGATGGCTATTATAATTATCCGTATATCGGTATCGGCAGCCTGCCCGGCGGCGAACTGACGCTCATCCAGCAAGAAGAATTAGGGCTGCCACAATCTACCGGCGTGTATATTCTCGATGTATCCAGCGATAGCCCCGCGGAAGCTGCCGGGCTGCGCGGCGCTGCCAGAGCCGATAATAATGGTCTCCCGCTGGGTGGCGATCTCATCATTGCCATTGATGACACCGAAGTGCGCAATTTCAATGATCTAATCACTTATCTCTCGATGCACAAAAGCCCCGGAGATGCTATTATTTTGACGGTTTTGCGCGATGGGGAGGAAGCACAAATCGAACTGACGCTGGGTGAACGCCCATAG
- a CDS encoding sigma-70 family RNA polymerase sigma factor: protein MRTTIDDQILESLDNSDSKYSALGKLIELGRTQGFVTYDEILRHFPDVEQDVSQLEEVFASLLNAQIPYIDNDDLELPDDEELDSDIKDERIPKVNQEDRLANIDTKDLLGLYFKDAAHVPLLTGEQELRLAKQIERGRKARRKLAKGDITPEERVKLYTYISGEWEAVEHLITANTRLVISVAKKHMGRGVPFIDLIQEGNIGLMRAAKKFDYKRGYKFSTYATWWIRQAVTRAIADQGRTIRIPVHMGDQISRLFRTQHKLKQDLERDPTIEELANELAIPPDKVRYMFQVARRPLSLEMPTTIEGDAVLGDFIEDEETPSPDETTTHQILREQLEEVMEELPAREARILRLRYGIPDGKSHTLQEVGNKVGVSRERVRQIEAQALRRLRRPGVRRKLQDFLGAVQSSTNT, encoded by the coding sequence ATGAGAACTACAATTGACGATCAGATTTTAGAATCGCTGGATAACAGCGACAGCAAATACTCTGCCCTGGGAAAGCTGATTGAATTAGGCCGCACACAGGGTTTTGTTACCTATGACGAAATTTTGCGTCATTTCCCCGATGTCGAGCAGGATGTCAGCCAACTTGAGGAAGTATTCGCATCACTGTTAAACGCGCAAATTCCATATATTGATAATGACGATCTGGAACTACCTGACGATGAAGAATTGGATAGCGACATCAAAGATGAGCGTATTCCTAAGGTAAATCAGGAAGACCGTCTGGCAAATATCGATACCAAAGATTTGTTGGGGCTTTATTTCAAAGACGCGGCGCACGTTCCCCTGCTAACCGGAGAACAAGAATTAAGACTCGCCAAGCAAATTGAACGTGGCCGAAAAGCACGACGGAAACTTGCCAAAGGAGATATTACTCCCGAAGAACGCGTCAAGTTATACACTTATATTAGCGGCGAGTGGGAAGCCGTTGAACATCTGATTACGGCCAATACTCGTCTGGTCATCAGTGTTGCGAAAAAACACATGGGGCGCGGGGTTCCCTTCATTGATCTGATTCAAGAAGGTAATATCGGCCTAATGCGAGCTGCCAAAAAATTTGATTACAAACGCGGCTATAAGTTCAGTACGTATGCAACCTGGTGGATTCGCCAGGCTGTGACGCGCGCCATCGCCGACCAGGGACGCACCATCCGCATTCCAGTTCACATGGGTGATCAGATTTCAAGGCTGTTCCGCACACAACATAAACTCAAACAAGACCTCGAGCGCGATCCCACTATCGAAGAATTGGCTAATGAACTCGCCATCCCGCCTGATAAGGTGCGCTATATGTTCCAGGTGGCGCGGCGTCCACTCTCACTGGAAATGCCCACCACCATCGAGGGGGACGCGGTTCTCGGCGATTTCATCGAAGATGAGGAAACGCCCTCGCCCGATGAAACGACCACACACCAGATTTTGCGCGAGCAACTCGAAGAAGTTATGGAAGAGCTTCCCGCACGCGAGGCCCGAATTTTGCGCCTGCGTTACGGTATCCCCGATGGAAAGAGTCATACTTTGCAAGAAGTAGGCAACAAGGTTGGAGTTTCCCGCGAACGCGTGCGCCAAATTGAGGCTCAGGCGCTGCGCCGCCTGCGACGTCCGGGCGTGCGGCGGAAGTTGCAGGATTTTCTAGGGGCAGTACAGAGTAGTACAAATACATAA
- a CDS encoding universal stress protein produces the protein MPGIVCAIRGGPASQPTIQKAIQLAEKTHQTVYFLYVVNLDFLTLTSTSRVHVVEKELHQMGEFILLTAQTQAAKNSVTAEPVVRKGQVRDEIIGLCHEVGAEYVILGQPRGQNEVDTFTHEHMEQFRQEIEQESGAKVVLAEEAQ, from the coding sequence ATGCCCGGTATTGTCTGCGCCATCCGCGGCGGCCCCGCCAGTCAGCCGACTATTCAAAAAGCTATTCAACTCGCCGAAAAAACTCATCAGACGGTTTATTTTTTGTACGTAGTTAATTTGGATTTTTTGACCCTGACTTCGACCAGCCGGGTGCATGTGGTTGAGAAAGAACTTCACCAGATGGGAGAATTTATTTTACTCACGGCGCAAACACAGGCGGCAAAAAACAGCGTGACGGCGGAGCCAGTAGTCCGGAAAGGACAGGTGCGCGATGAGATCATCGGGCTATGCCATGAAGTTGGTGCAGAGTACGTGATTCTAGGCCAACCGCGCGGGCAAAATGAAGTGGATACATTCACCCACGAACATATGGAGCAATTTCGGCAAGAGATTGAGCAAGAAAGTGGTGCAAAAGTGGTCCTGGCCGAGGAAGCCCAGTAA
- a CDS encoding 8-oxo-dGTP diphosphatase, which translates to MKLATLCYVRQDGQTLMLHRTKKENDIHEGKWNGLGGKFEPGETPEECARREIFEESGLIAKKLELKGLLTFPLFAHDEDWYAFVFMATELEGELIDSPEGNLAWVPDQQLTELNLWDGDYIFLPWLDQAEFFSAKFIYREGKFMEHQVTFYPPGSIQFV; encoded by the coding sequence ATGAAACTCGCCACACTGTGTTATGTGCGCCAAGATGGGCAGACCCTCATGCTCCATCGCACAAAAAAAGAAAACGATATTCATGAAGGCAAGTGGAACGGTCTGGGGGGAAAATTTGAACCGGGTGAAACCCCCGAAGAGTGCGCCCGCCGCGAGATATTTGAAGAATCGGGGCTGATCGCGAAGAAGTTGGAATTAAAAGGCTTGCTGACGTTTCCGCTGTTTGCCCACGATGAAGATTGGTATGCCTTTGTGTTTATGGCGACGGAACTGGAAGGGGAGTTGATCGATTCCCCCGAGGGGAATCTCGCCTGGGTGCCGGATCAGCAACTCACAGAACTTAACCTATGGGATGGGGATTATATCTTTCTGCCCTGGCTCGACCAGGCGGAATTTTTCTCGGCTAAATTCATTTATCGTGAGGGTAAATTTATGGAACATCAAGTGACCTTCTACCCGCCGGGGAGTATTCAATTTGTGTAG